The genomic region CTGTTCGATGCCTACCATCCTTCGGAATACGGCGGCACCGGACACCGCTTCGACTGGACGCTGTTGGCGGAATATTCGGGCAAACCGTGGGTGCTTGCCGGCGGGCTGACCCCTGAAAACGTCGACGAAGCCATCCGCATCACCGGAGCGGAAGCGGTCGATGTATCCGGCGGCGTGGAAGCGTCTAAAGGCAAAAAAGACCCAGCCAAAGTTGCCGCCTTTATCGCAACCGCCAACCGCCTATCCCGTTAAAGCAACAAAAATTGCCGCCGGAATGACTTATAGTGGATTAACAAAAACCAGTACGGCGTTGCCTCGCCTTAGCTCAAAGAGAACGATTCTCTAAGGTGCTGAAGCACCAAGTGAATCGGTTCCGTACTATTTGTACTGTCTGCGGCTTCGTCGCCTTGTCCTGATTTTTGTTAATCCACTATAATCTAAAAAATTTATGCTATTAAATCAGTAATTTCTGATGAATTTTGAAAACTTAATCCCGTCATTCCCGCTCAGGCGGGAATCCGGTTCATTGAGTTTCAGCTATTTAGAATAAATTTTGAAACTCTAATCGCGTCATTCCCACGAAAGTGGGAATCCAGGACGCAAAATCTCAAGAAACCGTTTTACCTGATAAGTTTCCGCACTGACAGACCTAGATTCCCGCCTGCGCGGGAATGACGAATCCATCCATACGGAAACCTGCATCCCGTCATTCCCACGAAAGTGGGAATCCAGTTTTTTGAGTTTCAGTCATTTCCGATAAATTGCCTTAGCATTGAATGTCTAGATTCACGCCTACGCGGGAATGACGGATTTTAGGTTGGGGGCATTTATTGGAAAAAGCAGAAACCTGAAATTCGTCATTCCCGCGCAGGCGGGAATCCAGTGCGTTGAGTTTCAGCTATTTAGAATAAATTTTGAAACTCTAATCGCGTCATTCCCACGAAAGTGGGAATCTAGCTTTTTGAGTTTCAGTCATTCCCGATAAATTGCCTTAGCATTGAATGTCTAGATTCCCGCCTGCGCGGGAATGACGGGATTTGAGGTTGCGGCATTTATCGGAAAAAACAGAAAACCAAAAACAGAAACCTAAAATTCGTCATTCCCGCGCAGGCGGGAATCCAATGCGTTGAGTTTCAGCTATTTAGAATAAATTTTGAAACTCTAATCGCGTCATTCCCACGAAAGTGGGAATCTAGAAATTTAATGTTGCGGCACTAGCCAAAAAAACCGAAACCGAACGGACTAGATTCCCGCCTGCGCGGGAATGACGGCTGCAGATGCCCGACGGTCTTTATAGTGGATTGAGACCTTTGCAATAACATAGGTTACTAAAATTTTATGCTCAATCTCATTTTCAAAATGCAAAACTTTTCTGATTTTTCCTACTTTTTGCTCAATATTAGGAAGGTTTTAGGCAATTGAAAATTTTTTGGCGCATTTTTATGCGTCAAATTTCGTTAACAGACTATTTTTGCAAAGGTCTCGGATTAACAAAAATCAGGACAAAGCGACGAAGCCGCAGACAGTACAAATAGTACGGAACCGATTCACTTGGTGTTTCAGCACCTTAGAGAATCGTTCTCTTTGAGCTAAGGCGAGGCAACGCCGTACTGGTTTTTGTTAATCCACTATAATATGCACAGATAATATCAACCCGTTTTTAACAAAGATATTCCCGATTGAAACAAAATGCCGTCTGAAACCTGTTCGGACGGCATTTGCGTAAAGTTCAGCAAGAAAAACTACAAACCCAGCTCGCGCAGGAAGCGGATGTCGTCCGCCCAACCGGATTTGACTTTGACCCAGACCTTCAAAAATACTTTGGTATCAAACAGTTTTTCCATATCCAACCGCGCTTCGGTGGAAATTTTCTTCAAACGCTCCCCGCCTTTGCCGATTAAAATCGCCTTTTGGCTTTCCTTATCGACCAAAACGGCGATATAGATGCGGTTCAAACCGTCTTCCTCTTCAAACTGCTCCACTTCGACGTTCATCGCATAAGGCAATTCCTCGCCCAAATAGCGGAACAATTTTTCACGCACGATTTCCATCGCTAAAAAACGCGCCGATTTGTCCGTAACCATATCTTCGGGATACATCGGCACGCTTTCGGGCAGATACGGCTTAATCAGCTCCAACAGGTTGGCAATCCGCAATCCGTGTTTCGCGCTGACCGCCTCCGCCGCCGCAAATTCAAATTCGGCGCGCACCTGGGCAACAAACGCCTCCAGCGCGTAACGGTCTTTCGCCTTGTCCTTATCGATTTTGTTGACCACTAAAATGACCGGCGTGTGCTTGGGCAGTTGTTTCAACACGACGCGGTCGGCATCGGTAAAACGCATCGCTTCCACGACGAAAACCACCACATCCACGCCGCCGAGTGCCTCGGTAACGTTTTGATTCAAACGGTCGTTGAGCGCGTTGCGGTGGTCGGTTTGAAAACCGGGCGTATCGACAAACACAAACTGCGCGGTATCGTCGGTATAAATCCCCGTTACGCGGTTGCGCGTCGTCTGCGCCTTTTTGCTGGTAATACTGATTTTCTGACCGATGAGATGATTCATCAGCGTTGATTTGCCCACGTTCGGACGGCCGACAATCGCTACGAAGCCGCAACGGTATCCGTCGGCGGCGCGTTCCCCTGCAAGGAAGGTTTCAATATCCATATTTGCTTTCGTATCCATATTTCAGACGGCATATTCACGCGCCGCCTCATTTCTTTTTCTTCTTCAGCGGCAGCTTCTCTTCCAGCCATTTCAAAGCCTCTTTCGCCGCTTCCTGCTCCGCCGCCTTGCGGCTCGTCCCTTTGGCACGGCACACGAAACCCAGTTCGCCCAAATCGCAGGAAATGACAAACATACTGTCGTTGGCATGGCCGATTTGCTCTTCGATACGGTATTTCGGCAAGGCGAAACGGCGCGCCTGCAACGCCTCCTGCAAAGCAGTTTTGCCGTCTTTTGCCTGATTTTGGAAATCGACTCGCCGGACG from Neisseria meningitidis harbors:
- the era gene encoding GTPase Era, with the translated sequence MDIETFLAGERAADGYRCGFVAIVGRPNVGKSTLMNHLIGQKISITSKKAQTTRNRVTGIYTDDTAQFVFVDTPGFQTDHRNALNDRLNQNVTEALGGVDVVVFVVEAMRFTDADRVVLKQLPKHTPVILVVNKIDKDKAKDRYALEAFVAQVRAEFEFAAAEAVSAKHGLRIANLLELIKPYLPESVPMYPEDMVTDKSARFLAMEIVREKLFRYLGEELPYAMNVEVEQFEEEDGLNRIYIAVLVDKESQKAILIGKGGERLKKISTEARLDMEKLFDTKVFLKVWVKVKSGWADDIRFLRELGL